In Labrus bergylta chromosome 11, fLabBer1.1, whole genome shotgun sequence, one genomic interval encodes:
- the LOC109998885 gene encoding zona pellucida-like domain-containing protein 1 gives MAYFSFLILTSLCIAGREALTLSECGAFARRPEYTDISVVCGTSAIDLAIQICPVVYTGYNRSLLILNSIRDNMDCQGTLDTSVAPPVVRFRFPIREGNACGSNFMTTSAPGTGIFSDFSNIQTVNVSGVIRSFDPTMGTITYNAELKYFYSCAYPLEYLINNTQVDVSSSSIALKDNNGSFISTLSMALYKDVNYTTPLVIPPLGVELRTNIYVQVEASNLTSQYFVLLDRCYASTNVQPSNSTLFNLFVSCSKDQLTTMLENGDSQKARFFFPAFRFIEQQNETISTYYLHCITRLCERSTCSTFKQCNRKKRSVETTVVQESITEPSVLTVPIKAKTETPALSKEEALSGGQSDGRPASVGLGIAVAILVVIGAAAILMAASFYRKLKRLS, from the exons ATGGCTTATTTCAGCTTCCTCATCCTGACCTCCCTTTGTATTGCGGGCCGAGAGGCCCTCACCTTATCTGAATGTGGAGCATTCGCTAGACGACCTG AATACACTGATATCTCTGTGGTGTGCGGCACATCTGCCATCGACCTGGCCATTCAAATCTGCCCCGTTGTTTACACCGGATACAACAGAAGCTTACTGATCCTCAACAGCATCCGGGACAACATGGACTGTCAGGGGACGCTGGACACGTCGGTGGCCCCTCCTGTAGTGAGATTCCGCTTCCCCATCAGGGAGGGAAACGCCTGTGGGAGCAACTTCATG ACCACGAGTGCACCGGGGACGGGAATATTCTCAGACTTCTCCAACATCCAGACGGTGAACGTCAGCGGGGTGATCCGATCCTTCGACCCCACCATGGGGACGATCACCTACAATGCAGAGCTTAAGTATTTCTATTCCTGTGCTTACCCACTGGAGTATCTCATTAACAACACCCAGGTGGACGT GTCATCCTCCTCCATTGCTCTGAAGGACAACAATGGGAGCTTCATCAGCACCCTCAGCATGGCCCTGTATAAG GATGTAAATTACACCACACCCCTGGTCATTCCACCTCTGGGCGTGGAACTCAGAACAAACATCTACGTGCAGGTGGAGGCATCCAACCTGACATCCCA GTACTTTGTGCTCCTGGATCGGTGCTACGCCTCGACCAACGTGCAGCCTTCCAACTCCACCTTATTCAATCTGTTTGTCTC GTGCTCCAAAGATCAACTTACCACTATGCTGGAGAATGGGGATAGCCAAAAGGCACGCTTCTTCTTCCCGGCTTTCCGCTTCATCGAGCAGCAAAATGAGACTATCTCCACCTACTATCTGCACTGCATCACCCGACTCTGTGAGCGCAGCACCTGCAGCACCTTCAAG CAATGCAACCGGAAGAAGAGGAGTGTGGAGACCACGGTGGTCCAGGAGAGCATCACTGAGCCGTCTGTGCTCACTGTGCCAATAAAGGCCAAGACAGAGACCC CTGCTCTTTCCAAAGAAGAGG CGCTGTCTGGTGGCCAGTCTGATGGCAGGCCGGCGTCTGTTGGCCTGGGAATTGCTGTCGCTATCCTCGTTGTGATAGGGGCTGCAGCCATTTTGATGGCAGCATCTTTTTATAGAAAACTGAAGCGGCTAAGCTAG